From Paenibacillus sp. FSL H8-0537:
CTGCTGTTGTTCCTGCTGTTGTTCCTGCTGTTGTTCCTGCTGTTGTTCCTGCTGTTGTTCCTGCTGTTGTTCCTGCTGTTGTTCCTGCTGTCGTTCCTTCCGTTTTTTCTCTTTTCTTAAAGAGTATGCCTTCCGAATTAATAAAAAAATTGAATACAATAAGATTACAAATAGATTCGCATCATATAAATCAGACCAAAAACCACCTGAAAACATCCGATTTTGATCATTAAAACTATAATCCAATACAATAGAAGCTAGCCCTGCCGGGAGTAAACTTTGCCGAATTATTTTAAATATATGTAATTTAAACTCACTTACAATTTCCCAATATAAAATTGCGAACCAAACTCCTACATACATGATAACAAAAAGCTGTTTTACATAACTTGTAGGGTTTGTATTTAAAACAGAACTAAATCCAGTACGAATGCTTAAGAGCACTGCATATGATACTGTTATACTCAGTAAAGTAAAAAGGACTTTTTTAGCAGAGACAACTTTTTTCACTTTCAAAAAAGCTAACATTTTTTTAAACCAATTTTCGCTCTCACTCATTCTCTAAAAATACTCCTCCCAAATTTCTTCCTTAATCATTCAAATATTATTCTACCATAGCAATAATCCCCATTCTAATGATAAATCATCACTGAATTACTTCTGGAGCACGACCACCCTCTCTCTTTTAATTACCATTCTAGCCATTCAACAAAATAACGTCGTAATCTTATACATACAAAGTCACTTAATTAGACTAATAAAATTAAAATCCCTATGATAAATTTACTGTGATGTCTCAATTTTGTATACTAGGTTGGGAGAAGTGATGAAATGATTAAAATTGGTAAAATTAGCTACTGGCATGTACATGCTTGGGATTATACGAAGGAAGCGCAGGCGCATCCGGGTACAGAAATTACAGCGGTATGGGATGAGCTTCCAGAGCGCGGCCAAGCGGCTGCTGACAAGCTAGGCGTTCCCTTCTACAGCAACTTGGACGAGATGCTCGCAAGCGACATTGACGCCGTTATCGTAGACGCTCCGTCCAACATCCACCGCGACGTTATTATTGCGGCAGCTCGTGCGGGCAAGCATATTTTCACGGAAAAAGTTATCGCTCCTACGCTTAAAGAAGTGAATGAAGTCATCGAAGCGGTATCCGCGAATAATGTGAAGCTTACCGTTTCCCTTCCAAGGCTGAACGCGGGCTACACGCTGGCGATTCAGGACATTTTGGCACAAGGCCTGCTTGGCAAAGTAACACTTGTTCGGGTTAGATTGTCGCATGATGGCGCTACGAAAAACTGGCTGCCGGAGCATTTCTACAATTTGGAGCAATGTGGCGGCGGCGCCTTGATCGATCTGGGCTGCCACCCGATGTATTTGACTCGCCTGTTCCTCGGTGAGCAGCCTGTTGAAGCATCTGCGCAATATGGCTATGTAACAGGAAAAGAAGTAGAAGATAACGCGGTCGTACTGCTTAAAACAGCATCAGGCGCTGTCGGCATCGTTGAAGCGGGCTTCGTCAACGCGTTCTCGCCTTTCACGATCGAAATTCACGGCACGCAAGGCACATTGATGTACGGCACACCGGATGACCGCTTATTGCTGCGGACGAACTTGAACGGTGAAGACGCTGCGAAGCAGTGGCAGGAGCAGGTGCTTCCAAACTCGCGACCAGGCGCTTTCAACCAATTCGCCGATCATATTGTTAACGATACGAAGGCTGAGGAAAATGTACAGCTTGCTGTTGAATTAACGAAGCTGGTTGAAGCGGCGAACCGTTCCGTGCGCGAAGGCAAATCGATTCGTATCGATGAGTTGGCGCAATAATAGACTACTGAATTATTTTTCAGCAATAACGGCTTGAAGGGAGGTTTGGCGCGATTGCAGTCTTTTCCATATGAAGTGATGCGTGAGCGCCAGGATGCGCTTGAGAGGCTTGATCTTCGCATCCGCTGGGGATATTACGATATTCATGTGCTCCGTTTTCACCTGACCCAGTTTCTTCCCGGTAAAATCGTCAACTTTCACAAGCATGCCGAGTTTGAGTTTCATTTTATACCGCAGGGCAAGGGGACTGTTATTCTGGTCGATATGCCGTATGCGCTGAACGAGGGCATGTTTTATTTGACGGGACCTGATGTGCTTCATTATCAGGAGGCAAGTCCGGATGACATTATGGATGAGCTGTGCCTGCATGTCGATATTATCGATCGCAGATTGTTGCCCGGCTCCTCCCCTGCTACGGAAGCGGATGACTGGGAAGTGGCAGAGGCAGATGATTGCATCAGCAAGCTGCGCACGCTGCCTCTGTTTCCAGCAGAAGATGTGCATCAGGCTATGCCTTTGTTTTTGGAAGCTTATGAAGCTTGCTCAAGGCATTATACAGGCAGTTATACGACGATCAGACAAAATGTCATTCAAATCTTGCTGCGGGCAGTGCGTGCTTATGACACGGTGAAGGAGCCGGAACAGGCCCACTGGCCCACACGGGATATGAAGGCTTACCGCTATCGTCTCGCTATGGAATATATACAGGCCAACTACTCCGGCGAGGTCACGCTTGAGGATGTAGCCGACAAGCTGAATTTAAGCTCGCGGCATATTCAGCGGGTGTTCAAGGAAGCCGGGGATGGCCAGTCCTTCAGTGCAACACTTGAAAACATGCGCCTCAAGGCGGTATGCCATGCGCTTGCGGAAAGCACGCAGTCGATTGAAAAAATCGCTCAGCAAACGGGCTTTGCCAATGCCAACTATTTGCATGCGGTGTTTCGCAAACGTTTTGATATGACCCCTTCTGAATACCGCGCGCAGCAGATGTCCATCATGTAGTAAAGGATGATAATCGCAATGTCCAAGACGCTAAAAATCGGAATTATCGGCAGCGGCGGCATCGCAGGCGCCCATGCCAGAGCGTATAAGCAGATGCTCGGTGTAGAAGTTGCAGCTGTAGCCGATATTATTCCAGGCCGCGCCCAGCAATTTATTGAGCATTGGGAGCTGCCCCAGGCGACAGCCTATGACGACTATCGCCAATTGCTCGATACAGAGCTTGATGGCGTCAGCATCTGTACGCCGAATGTTGCCCACTACCAAACGACGGTCGATGCGCTAAATACAGGCAAGCATGTCATGCTGGAAAAGCCAATGTCGGTCACGCTTGAAGAAGCGGTAACGATGGCGGAAACAGCGCTCAAAACAGGCTATATGCTCAACATCGGCTTCCAGCCGCGTTATGACCCGAATATGGCGATCATTCGTGATCTCATCTCGTCTGGCGAGCTAGGCAAAGTGTATTATGTAGAAACGGGAGGCGGACGCCGCCGCGGCATGCCGGGCGGAACCTTTATCCGCAAGGACATTGCCGGAGCTGGTGCCATGGCCGACATTGGCTGCTACTCGCTCGACATGGCGATGAATGCGCTTGGTTATCCGAAGCCGCTCACGGTATCAGCGTTTACGTCTAACCATTTTGGCACGAACCCGCTGTATCATAAGGAAGCAGACAAGTTTGACGTTGAGGATTTCGGCGTGGCGATGATTCGTTTCGAAGGCGATATTGTGCTCAATTTCAAAATTTCTTGGGCGATGCATATGGACTCGCTCGGCGCCGCCCTATTCCTCGGTACCAATGCCGGACTCAAGGTTACGCCTTCCGGCTCAGGCCCTTGGAGCGGCGTATTCGATGGCAGTGTAGGCTCCATCACGATGTTCCATGATGTACAAGGACATCATACGGAAAGCCCGATTCCGGTTATTCAGCACCAAACCGATCTGTTTCACGCCAAGGTGTGGGATTTTGCCGAAGCGGTGCGCGACGGCAGACCGGCCCCTATTCCTGGCAGCCAAATCGTTCGCAATCAAGCGGTTATCGACGGCATTATCCGTTCTGCTCAGACGAAAAAGGAAGTCGATATCTTTTTACCTTCCCCGTTTGCATAAGAGGATTTTAAAATGAAAATCGCTGCGTGAAAGATTTGGTTTTCGATCGCTGTTACTATTGGATTTCTTTGATTAGACCGCTTCAGCGGTGGAAATACACTAGCAAATGCGAGCGCTGTCGCTTCTCAAATCCAAACCTTTCACTCCGCTCACCTATTTAACAACTTCTTAAAGCATGAGCGGAAGCGCTGCAAACCAAAATTAGAGGAGGATTTTATTATGTCTACAACTCATCGTATTGCGATTATCGGCTGTGGCGGTATCGCTAATGGCAAGCATTTGCCGAGCCTTAGCACGATTAAAAGCGCACAAATCGTCGCTTTCTGCGACATCGAGGAGCATCGCGCACAGGAGGCTGCAGCGAAGTATGGTGCGGAAGGCGCTCGCGTTTACACCGACTATACTGAGCTTTTGAAGGACGAATCTATTGAAATCGTTCACGTCTGTACGCCGAATGATTCCCATGCGGTCATCGCGATTGCTGCGCTGGAAGCTGGCAAGCATGTCATGTGCGAGAAGCCAATGGCGAAAACAGCAGCAGATGCGAAGCTTATGATGGAAACGGCACGCCGTACGGGCAAAAAACTGACGATCGGCTACAACAACCGTTTCCGTCCAGACAGCCAGCAGCTGAAGAAAATTTGTGCTAATGGCGAGCTGGGCGAAGTGTATTACGCGAAAGCACATGCGATTCGTCGCCGCGCCGTACCAACATGGGGCGTATTCCTTGATGAAGAAAAACAAGGCGGCGGCCCGCTAATCGATATCGGTACTCACGCGCTGGATCTGACATTGTGGATGATGGACAACTATAAGCCAAAGGTTGTACTTGGAACGGCCTACCACAAGCTGTCGCAGCGTGAAAATGCAGCCAACGCTTGGGGCCCTTGGGACCCTGCCAAGTTTACCGTTGAAGATTCCGCTTTCGGCATGATCGTTATGGAAAATGGCGCTACGATTTCCCTTGAGTCCAGCTGGGCACTGAACACACTGGATATTGACGAAGCAAAATGCTCGCTGTCCGGTACAGAAGGCGGAGCTGATATGAAAGGCGGCCTGCGGATCAATGGCGAAAATCATAGCCGTCTTTACACGACGGACATTGAGCTGAAATCCGGCGGCGTCGCTTTCTTCGATGGCGCAGATTCCGGCCGCGACTCCGATCTGGAAATGAGAATGTGGCTGAAAGCAATTGAGGACGACACTGATCCGGTTGTAACACCAGAGCAAGCGTATGTCGTTTCGCAAATTTTGGAAGCCATTTATGAGTCCGCACGCACGGGCAAAGCCGTTTATCTGTAACAGCGAGCTGCTTCATAAAGCACAACTTAAAACCTATAAGCCTGTTCCCCATCCGAACGCGGAGGGAGCAGGCTTTTTTCACTAAACGATTACAGTTATGGTCATCGATCATGTTATTATAGATCTATACTCATCGTTAAAAGAGGAGCGAGCTCATGCTTTTTATTGGGATTTTACTAATCTGCATTGGAGTATTGTTGGTGGTGCGACCTGCTTTCGTATGGGCACTGACCGAGAGCTGGAAATCAAATGACGGTACAGAGGCGTCAAGCCTATATCTTTTATCTACAAGACTAGGTGGCGTATTATGCACGCTAGCAGGGCTTGCAGCTATCATTGCTTATTGGCTTTAGGGGATATTCGTTAATCATGCACACAAATTTAACCGATCCGAAGGAAGGCTAGCAGCTCGGAAAGGTACGCAGATAGGGGAATTCCGTTGCAGGGCTATCAGGAAAAAAGAGATCTAGAACGCACAGCTGTCCGCATTTTCATCCGTCTCTACAACCAAAATTATGCCAATAGGCTCCGGCTGCTCTATCAGCGTGAACGCCCGGATGCCGTGCTTCAGCATCGGAATCATCACATCATTGGCGTTGAAATTACTCATCTGTTCTATGATTCCGAAGAGGCGAAAAGGCTGCTAGGCCGCTCCCAATTACGCAATCTTAATCAAGAGGTAGTCGAAATGCTGATTGCTGAGCTGAACAAACGCATCCAGACGAAGGAAATGAAAATAAACAATTACGCGACCGCGTATCCAATTGCCTTAATCATTCGAAATGCTTCCCCCGCCTTCGGCATGTCCGACATTTTGCGTGCCAAGGAGCTCATTTATAAGCCGCAAGGCCGGTTTACTCATGTATGGTTTTTATCGCGCGATGGATCAGACGAGTGGTTGATGAAGGATTTGCAGCAGCTGTAGGCCTGAGCGCTAGAGCAGCCCTGCCCTTACACTCACATTCATCGCCGCGCCAATTTTACTATAGGCTTGAATCTCCCACTCCCCTCCCACCTATCATTTGCTGCACTTTAACGAACAAAAGGAGCAGCGTCATGATGCCACGTCCCAGTAGAAAGCGATTTGTTCTTATCTTAGTCGAGGTAAATCTTATCTAACGAGTTAAGGCTGGGGGCAACCGCATAGGTGCGTTGCTCAGATCACTGTTACTGAAACCACTATGGATGAGACCCCGCAGCTCGGGAACGCTC
This genomic window contains:
- a CDS encoding Gfo/Idh/MocA family oxidoreductase; its protein translation is MSTTHRIAIIGCGGIANGKHLPSLSTIKSAQIVAFCDIEEHRAQEAAAKYGAEGARVYTDYTELLKDESIEIVHVCTPNDSHAVIAIAALEAGKHVMCEKPMAKTAADAKLMMETARRTGKKLTIGYNNRFRPDSQQLKKICANGELGEVYYAKAHAIRRRAVPTWGVFLDEEKQGGGPLIDIGTHALDLTLWMMDNYKPKVVLGTAYHKLSQRENAANAWGPWDPAKFTVEDSAFGMIVMENGATISLESSWALNTLDIDEAKCSLSGTEGGADMKGGLRINGENHSRLYTTDIELKSGGVAFFDGADSGRDSDLEMRMWLKAIEDDTDPVVTPEQAYVVSQILEAIYESARTGKAVYL
- a CDS encoding DUF6199 family natural product biosynthesis protein, with product MLFIGILLICIGVLLVVRPAFVWALTESWKSNDGTEASSLYLLSTRLGGVLCTLAGLAAIIAYWL
- a CDS encoding Gfo/Idh/MocA family oxidoreductase, with protein sequence MSKTLKIGIIGSGGIAGAHARAYKQMLGVEVAAVADIIPGRAQQFIEHWELPQATAYDDYRQLLDTELDGVSICTPNVAHYQTTVDALNTGKHVMLEKPMSVTLEEAVTMAETALKTGYMLNIGFQPRYDPNMAIIRDLISSGELGKVYYVETGGGRRRGMPGGTFIRKDIAGAGAMADIGCYSLDMAMNALGYPKPLTVSAFTSNHFGTNPLYHKEADKFDVEDFGVAMIRFEGDIVLNFKISWAMHMDSLGAALFLGTNAGLKVTPSGSGPWSGVFDGSVGSITMFHDVQGHHTESPIPVIQHQTDLFHAKVWDFAEAVRDGRPAPIPGSQIVRNQAVIDGIIRSAQTKKEVDIFLPSPFA
- a CDS encoding Gfo/Idh/MocA family oxidoreductase, whose product is MIKIGKISYWHVHAWDYTKEAQAHPGTEITAVWDELPERGQAAADKLGVPFYSNLDEMLASDIDAVIVDAPSNIHRDVIIAAARAGKHIFTEKVIAPTLKEVNEVIEAVSANNVKLTVSLPRLNAGYTLAIQDILAQGLLGKVTLVRVRLSHDGATKNWLPEHFYNLEQCGGGALIDLGCHPMYLTRLFLGEQPVEASAQYGYVTGKEVEDNAVVLLKTASGAVGIVEAGFVNAFSPFTIEIHGTQGTLMYGTPDDRLLLRTNLNGEDAAKQWQEQVLPNSRPGAFNQFADHIVNDTKAEENVQLAVELTKLVEAANRSVREGKSIRIDELAQ
- a CDS encoding helix-turn-helix domain-containing protein, coding for MQSFPYEVMRERQDALERLDLRIRWGYYDIHVLRFHLTQFLPGKIVNFHKHAEFEFHFIPQGKGTVILVDMPYALNEGMFYLTGPDVLHYQEASPDDIMDELCLHVDIIDRRLLPGSSPATEADDWEVAEADDCISKLRTLPLFPAEDVHQAMPLFLEAYEACSRHYTGSYTTIRQNVIQILLRAVRAYDTVKEPEQAHWPTRDMKAYRYRLAMEYIQANYSGEVTLEDVADKLNLSSRHIQRVFKEAGDGQSFSATLENMRLKAVCHALAESTQSIEKIAQQTGFANANYLHAVFRKRFDMTPSEYRAQQMSIM